A stretch of Lentibacillus sp. JNUCC-1 DNA encodes these proteins:
- the pheT gene encoding phenylalanine--tRNA ligase subunit beta, with protein sequence MQVSLNWLKKYVDLSGQTPEELAEKITKTGVEVDGIAYVAEKSSNVVVGYVETCEQHPNADKLNLCQVDTGEEKLQIICGAPNVAQGQKVAVAKPGAVLPGNMKIKKVKLRGVESNGMICSLQELGIEDTYIPKDIADGIFVFPEDVEIGAPVEPLLNLDDAILEFDLTPNRADCLSMVGVAYEVSAILERPLELPDETVDAVPEKAEDVVKVRVEDPDLNPYYAAFVIKDAVVKPSPLWMRNALMAAGIRPINNVVDITNYVLMEYGQPLHAFDLDRLQSSEIVVRRAKDAETIKTLDDETRTLSSENLVITNGQEPVALAGVMGGADTEVYDGTTNILLEAAYFDPRTVRQTVKQTGLRSESSTRFEKGIDPERVYRAGLRACRLLEKYADAKVLTGASVYDDMDSTPVKIPVNMDSVNDRLGTEIHPDEAARIFDRLQFQYERQGGDFLVTVPSRRGDLTIFEDMLEEIARIHGYDNLPFTLPASVSQPGGLTNRQLLKRQIKQYLEGAGLSETITYALTNKDYVNRLLSPDVSGKGYQPVRLAMPMTTDHEYLRLSILPELLHSLSYNIARKQTDMAYYEFGRIFLSEETSLTAQPREEERLSGAVTGLWLNHPWQQAKVPVDFYVVKGIIEGLFNFLNMPVAFQQTKLRDMHPGRCAEILVDNDVVGFIGQVHPKLEKDLDLNETYVFDLNIETVIERFTHSLNYDPIPKYPSIARDVAFVLDTAIEAEAVRQTIVEEGKPLVKQVEVFDVYAGEHLPDDKKSIAYHMVYQHPDKTLTDDEIEASFQHIINVVNNTHNAYVRA encoded by the coding sequence ATGCAGGTATCATTAAATTGGCTAAAAAAATATGTGGATTTAAGCGGGCAAACCCCTGAGGAACTCGCTGAAAAAATAACCAAAACAGGCGTCGAAGTCGATGGCATTGCTTATGTAGCAGAAAAAAGCAGTAATGTGGTTGTTGGCTATGTTGAGACATGTGAACAACACCCCAACGCAGACAAACTGAATCTGTGTCAGGTGGATACTGGCGAAGAAAAACTGCAAATTATTTGCGGTGCGCCAAATGTTGCGCAAGGGCAAAAGGTGGCAGTAGCTAAACCAGGAGCTGTCCTTCCAGGAAACATGAAAATTAAAAAAGTTAAACTGCGTGGCGTCGAATCCAATGGGATGATTTGTTCATTGCAGGAGCTGGGGATTGAGGATACATATATTCCAAAGGATATAGCAGATGGCATTTTCGTTTTTCCTGAAGATGTCGAGATCGGTGCCCCTGTTGAACCTTTGCTTAATCTGGATGATGCCATTTTGGAATTTGATTTAACACCGAACCGGGCAGATTGTCTGAGTATGGTAGGGGTAGCGTATGAGGTGTCGGCAATCTTGGAACGGCCGCTGGAGCTGCCTGACGAAACGGTTGATGCTGTTCCTGAGAAGGCCGAAGACGTTGTTAAAGTGCGTGTTGAAGATCCTGATTTAAATCCATATTATGCAGCTTTTGTTATTAAAGACGCGGTAGTTAAGCCTTCTCCGCTTTGGATGAGAAATGCATTGATGGCTGCAGGGATTCGCCCAATCAATAACGTCGTGGATATTACGAATTATGTTCTTATGGAATATGGTCAGCCGCTTCATGCTTTTGACCTTGATCGGCTCCAATCCAGTGAAATTGTTGTAAGACGGGCAAAAGATGCGGAAACGATTAAAACACTTGATGATGAGACAAGAACATTATCATCAGAAAATCTTGTGATTACGAATGGGCAAGAGCCTGTTGCTTTGGCAGGTGTTATGGGCGGTGCCGACACAGAGGTTTATGATGGCACGACCAACATATTGCTCGAAGCAGCTTATTTTGACCCTCGAACAGTACGTCAAACTGTTAAACAAACCGGATTACGCAGTGAGTCAAGCACACGTTTTGAAAAAGGAATTGATCCTGAGCGGGTTTACCGGGCTGGATTGAGGGCTTGTCGTCTATTAGAAAAGTATGCCGATGCAAAAGTTCTCACAGGTGCTTCAGTGTACGACGACATGGATAGCACACCTGTGAAAATTCCTGTCAACATGGATTCGGTGAATGATCGTCTTGGAACGGAGATTCATCCAGATGAAGCTGCCCGTATCTTTGACCGTCTTCAGTTTCAGTATGAACGCCAAGGAGGGGATTTTCTTGTAACCGTACCCTCCAGACGTGGTGATTTGACCATTTTCGAAGATATGCTTGAAGAAATTGCAAGAATACACGGCTACGACAATTTGCCGTTCACACTGCCAGCCAGTGTGTCTCAGCCAGGTGGTCTGACAAACCGTCAGCTGCTCAAACGTCAGATCAAGCAATATTTAGAAGGTGCAGGGCTGTCAGAAACGATTACGTATGCCTTGACAAATAAAGATTATGTGAACAGATTGCTCAGTCCAGATGTGAGTGGCAAAGGATATCAACCTGTTCGGTTAGCCATGCCAATGACAACAGATCATGAGTATTTAAGATTAAGCATTCTGCCTGAACTGCTTCATTCTCTGTCCTATAATATTGCACGGAAACAAACCGATATGGCCTATTACGAATTTGGACGGATATTTTTATCGGAAGAAACATCATTGACTGCACAGCCTAGAGAAGAAGAACGGCTTTCAGGAGCTGTTACAGGACTTTGGCTCAATCACCCATGGCAGCAAGCAAAAGTGCCGGTCGACTTCTATGTAGTGAAGGGTATTATCGAAGGACTGTTTAACTTCTTGAACATGCCTGTAGCATTTCAACAAACGAAGCTTCGGGACATGCATCCTGGGAGATGTGCTGAGATCCTTGTTGACAATGATGTCGTCGGCTTTATCGGGCAAGTACATCCCAAGCTTGAAAAAGACCTTGACTTGAATGAAACGTATGTGTTCGACCTTAATATAGAGACGGTCATTGAACGCTTTACCCATTCGTTAAATTATGACCCGATTCCAAAGTACCCCTCAATCGCACGAGATGTTGCGTTTGTTCTGGATACGGCTATTGAAGCAGAGGCTGTCAGACAAACGATTGTTGAAGAAGGCAAACCGCTTGTTAAACAGGTGGAAGTGTTTGATGTTTACGCAGGTGAACATTTACCAGATGACAAGAAGTCCATTGCCTATCACATGGTTTACCAACATCCCGACAAAACACTGACAGACGATGAAATAGAAGCATCCTTCCAGCATATCATCAATGTGGTCAACAATACGCACAATGCATATGTCCGTGCTTAA
- the zapA gene encoding cell division protein ZapA — MTEKDHERVTVDIYNRTYTIKGPESKQHVQLVASLVDQKMRDIQQGNPGLDTTRLAVLTAVNAMNDYMKLKEEYATLMGKLRQKED; from the coding sequence GTGACCGAGAAGGATCATGAACGTGTAACAGTTGATATTTATAATCGAACATATACGATAAAAGGGCCTGAATCCAAACAGCATGTTCAGCTGGTTGCTAGTCTTGTCGATCAGAAGATGCGGGATATTCAACAGGGCAATCCTGGTCTTGATACAACAAGACTTGCTGTGTTGACTGCGGTTAATGCAATGAACGATTATATGAAATTGAAAGAGGAGTACGCCACATTGATGGGGAAACTGAGACAGAAAGAGGATTAG
- a CDS encoding CvpA family protein produces MIDVLLFILLVFGFLMGLKRGLILQALHLTGFIIAFAVAVIYYDDLAEKLIVFIPYPDLPEDATWAVFLQTLPLESAFYNAIAFAIIFFAVKILIQIIASMLDFVASLPILNSVNSLLGALLGFMEVYLILFVVLYILALVPMGNVQAWISDSSIAMFIIEHTPILSEKIRTMWLENGSA; encoded by the coding sequence ATGATTGATGTCTTGTTGTTTATATTACTTGTGTTTGGTTTTTTAATGGGGTTAAAACGAGGTCTGATCTTACAGGCGCTTCATTTAACAGGGTTTATCATAGCGTTTGCCGTGGCAGTTATTTATTACGATGATCTGGCAGAAAAATTGATCGTATTTATACCTTATCCGGATTTGCCGGAAGACGCCACCTGGGCTGTATTCCTGCAAACACTGCCATTGGAAAGCGCTTTTTATAACGCCATCGCTTTTGCCATTATCTTTTTTGCTGTTAAAATTCTTATTCAAATTATTGCTTCGATGCTTGACTTTGTGGCGTCCCTCCCAATATTGAATTCAGTCAATAGTTTGTTGGGAGCACTTCTGGGATTTATGGAGGTCTATTTAATTTTATTTGTTGTGCTCTACATACTAGCGCTTGTCCCTATGGGCAATGTGCAGGCATGGATCAGTGATTCATCCATCGCCATGTTTATTATCGAGCATACACCTATTCTTTCAGAGAAAATACGGACCATGTGGCTTGAAAACGGTAGCGCGTGA